The Limanda limanda chromosome 20, fLimLim1.1, whole genome shotgun sequence genome has a segment encoding these proteins:
- the LOC133026572 gene encoding aspartyl/asparaginyl beta-hydroxylase-like isoform X2: MAQRKTPRSHSRKEAKVPPVESKNGKRTEGGGGPKYSMFTWVVVLALLGVWSSVAVVYFDIVDYDSVIGKLTAYDTDGDGDFDVEDAKVLLGLKEAEQTNVGDSPEEKTVLKPEDVSELEAPELQREEPADAKPPETFTPPETPSVSGAQDVESEIQAAVPLPPLVEDDFVPDDPGDSRPHEDDVVAIDSTGVLLEEPLPEESSVTSGRHVTSSRFSQEAEPTEKDSEERAEPEPEREKLKEPENIPEAEETSENPTQEKLREKAKKKKPKLLNKFDKTIKAEIDAADKLLKKGKVEEALRAFEVLVQQYPQSPRSLYGRAQAEDQVAEKQRSNELLQKAINSYREAAELPDAPPDLLRAALKRRAERQQFLGRMRGSLATLEKLVQIFPDDVGLKNDLGVAHLLLGDNKGAKKVYEEVLEVAPGNGFAKVHYGFILKSENKIAESIPYLKDGLESGEPGTDDGRFYFHLGDALQRVGDDSAYHWYELGHRRGHFASVWQRSLYNVKGLKAQPWWTPKETGYTHLVKTLERNWRTIRDEALSVMDQNTGLFVPEEENLREKGEWGQYTLWQQGRKDGNSCQGVQKTCSLLERYTEATGCKRGQIKFSVMQPGTHVWPHTGPTNCRLRIHLGLVVPKEGCRIRCTNQTREWEEGKVLIFDDSFEHEVWQDAVSYRLIFIVDVWHPELTQHQRQTLSAI, translated from the exons AGGCCAAGGTTCCACCAGTGGAGAGCAAGAATGGAAagaggacggagggaggaggaggtcctAAATACTCCATGTTCACCTGGGTCGTGGTCCTGGCTCTGCTCGGAGTGTGGAGCTCCGTGGCCGTGGTCTACTTCGACATCGTGGACTACGACAGTGTCATCG gtaAACTCACGGCTTACGACACAGACGGAGACGGAGACTTTGACGTGGAAGATGCTAAAGTTCTGCTCG GACTGAAAGAGGCAGAACAAACTAATGTGGGAGATTCACCAGAGGAGAAAAC AGTTTTAAAACCTGAAGACGTCAGCGAGCTTGAGgctccagagctgcagagggaggagcCAGCGGACGCCAAGCCTCCTGAAACCTTCACGCCTCCAGAGACTCCATCAG TCTCTGGAGCTCAGGACGTGGAGTCTGAAATCCAAG ctgctgtccctcttcctcctctggtggAAGACGACTTTGTTCCAG ACGATCCTGGAGACTCACGTCCACACG aGGATGACGTCGTCGCCATCGACAGCACAGGAG TTCTGTTGGAGGAGCCGCTGCCCGAGGAGAGTTCAG TGACGTCCGGACGTCATGTGACCAGCTCCAGGTTCTCACAGGAAGCAG aaccgacagagaaagattctgagGAACGAGCGGAACcagaacctgagagagagaagctcaaAGAGCCGGAGAACATCCCAGAGGCTGagg AAACATCAGAGAATCCGACTCAGGAGAAGCTCCGAGAAAAAG cgaAGAAGAAAAAACCCAAACTGTTGAACAAGTTTGATAAAACGATAAAAGCCGAGATCGATGCAGCAGATAAACTTCTGAAGAAG gggaaggtggaggaggcgTTACGAGCCTTCGAGGTTCTGGTGCAGCAGTATCCTCAGAGTCCACGCTCTCTCTATGGAAGAGCTCAG GCGGAGGACCAGGTGGCGGAGAAGCAGCGCAGTAACGAGCTGCTGCAGAAAGCCATCAACAGCTACAGGGAGGCGGCCGAGCTGCCGGACGCCCCCCCCGACCTCCTGAGGGCGGCGCTGAAGAGACGAGCCGAGAGGCAGCAGTTCCTGG GACGCATGCGGGGGTCTCTGGCGACTCTGGAGAAGTTGGTTCAGATCTTTCCAGACGACGTCGGTCTGAAGAACGACCTGGGCGTCGCCCACCTGTTGCTAGGAGACAACAAGGGCGCCAAGAAGGTGTACGAGGAG GTCCTGGAGGTTGCCCCCGGCAACGGCTTCGCTAAAGTTCACTACGGCTTCATCCTGAAATCTGAGAACAAGATCGCAGAGAGTATACCATACctgaag gacgGTCTGGAGTCGGGGGAGCCGGGGACGGACGACGGGCGGTTCTACTTCCACCTGGGAGACGCTCTGCAGCGAGTCGGAGACGACAGC GCGTACCACTGGTACGAGCTGGGACACCGACGAGGACACTTCGCCTCCGTGTGGCAGAGGTCTCTGTACAACGTGAAGGGACTGAAGGCTCAGCCCTGGTGGACGCCCAAAGAGACGGGCTACACCCATCTGGtcaag ACCCTGGAGAGGAACTGGAGGACGATCCGGGACGAAGCTCTGTCTGTGATGGATCAGAACACCGGACTGTTCGTCCCCGAGGAGGAAAACCTGCGAGAGAAGGGAGAGTGGGGCCAGTACACACTGTGGCaacaag GGAGGAAAGATGGAAATTCCTGTCAGGGCGTCCAGAAGACCTGCTCCCTGCTGGAGAGATACACTGAAGCTACAGGCTGCAAGAGaggacag atTAAGTTCTCTGTGATGCAGCCAGGAACCCACGTGTGGCCTCACACTGGTCCCACTAACTGCAGACTGAGGATTCATCTCGGCCTCGTCGTCCCCAAGGAGGGCTGCAGGATCCGCTGCACCAACCAGACCAG gGAGTGGGAGGAGGGTAAAGTCCTGATCTTCGACGACTCCTTCGAGCACGAGGTGTGGCAGGACGCCGTCAGCTACCGACTCATCTTCATCGTGGACGTCTGGCACCCGGAGCTGACGCAGCACCAGCGCCAGACGCTGAGCGCCATTTAG
- the LOC133026572 gene encoding aspartyl/asparaginyl beta-hydroxylase-like isoform X1 produces MAQRKTPRSHSRKEAKVPPVESKNGKRTEGGGGPKYSMFTWVVVLALLGVWSSVAVVYFDIVDYDSVIGKLTAYDTDGDGDFDVEDAKVLLGLKEAEQTNVGDSPEEKTRVLKPEDVSELEAPELQREEPADAKPPETFTPPETPSVSGAQDVESEIQAAVPLPPLVEDDFVPDDPGDSRPHEDDVVAIDSTGVLLEEPLPEESSVTSGRHVTSSRFSQEAEPTEKDSEERAEPEPEREKLKEPENIPEAEETSENPTQEKLREKAKKKKPKLLNKFDKTIKAEIDAADKLLKKGKVEEALRAFEVLVQQYPQSPRSLYGRAQAEDQVAEKQRSNELLQKAINSYREAAELPDAPPDLLRAALKRRAERQQFLGRMRGSLATLEKLVQIFPDDVGLKNDLGVAHLLLGDNKGAKKVYEEVLEVAPGNGFAKVHYGFILKSENKIAESIPYLKDGLESGEPGTDDGRFYFHLGDALQRVGDDSAYHWYELGHRRGHFASVWQRSLYNVKGLKAQPWWTPKETGYTHLVKTLERNWRTIRDEALSVMDQNTGLFVPEEENLREKGEWGQYTLWQQGRKDGNSCQGVQKTCSLLERYTEATGCKRGQIKFSVMQPGTHVWPHTGPTNCRLRIHLGLVVPKEGCRIRCTNQTREWEEGKVLIFDDSFEHEVWQDAVSYRLIFIVDVWHPELTQHQRQTLSAI; encoded by the exons AGGCCAAGGTTCCACCAGTGGAGAGCAAGAATGGAAagaggacggagggaggaggaggtcctAAATACTCCATGTTCACCTGGGTCGTGGTCCTGGCTCTGCTCGGAGTGTGGAGCTCCGTGGCCGTGGTCTACTTCGACATCGTGGACTACGACAGTGTCATCG gtaAACTCACGGCTTACGACACAGACGGAGACGGAGACTTTGACGTGGAAGATGCTAAAGTTCTGCTCG GACTGAAAGAGGCAGAACAAACTAATGTGGGAGATTCACCAGAGGAGAAAACCAGAg TTTTAAAACCTGAAGACGTCAGCGAGCTTGAGgctccagagctgcagagggaggagcCAGCGGACGCCAAGCCTCCTGAAACCTTCACGCCTCCAGAGACTCCATCAG TCTCTGGAGCTCAGGACGTGGAGTCTGAAATCCAAG ctgctgtccctcttcctcctctggtggAAGACGACTTTGTTCCAG ACGATCCTGGAGACTCACGTCCACACG aGGATGACGTCGTCGCCATCGACAGCACAGGAG TTCTGTTGGAGGAGCCGCTGCCCGAGGAGAGTTCAG TGACGTCCGGACGTCATGTGACCAGCTCCAGGTTCTCACAGGAAGCAG aaccgacagagaaagattctgagGAACGAGCGGAACcagaacctgagagagagaagctcaaAGAGCCGGAGAACATCCCAGAGGCTGagg AAACATCAGAGAATCCGACTCAGGAGAAGCTCCGAGAAAAAG cgaAGAAGAAAAAACCCAAACTGTTGAACAAGTTTGATAAAACGATAAAAGCCGAGATCGATGCAGCAGATAAACTTCTGAAGAAG gggaaggtggaggaggcgTTACGAGCCTTCGAGGTTCTGGTGCAGCAGTATCCTCAGAGTCCACGCTCTCTCTATGGAAGAGCTCAG GCGGAGGACCAGGTGGCGGAGAAGCAGCGCAGTAACGAGCTGCTGCAGAAAGCCATCAACAGCTACAGGGAGGCGGCCGAGCTGCCGGACGCCCCCCCCGACCTCCTGAGGGCGGCGCTGAAGAGACGAGCCGAGAGGCAGCAGTTCCTGG GACGCATGCGGGGGTCTCTGGCGACTCTGGAGAAGTTGGTTCAGATCTTTCCAGACGACGTCGGTCTGAAGAACGACCTGGGCGTCGCCCACCTGTTGCTAGGAGACAACAAGGGCGCCAAGAAGGTGTACGAGGAG GTCCTGGAGGTTGCCCCCGGCAACGGCTTCGCTAAAGTTCACTACGGCTTCATCCTGAAATCTGAGAACAAGATCGCAGAGAGTATACCATACctgaag gacgGTCTGGAGTCGGGGGAGCCGGGGACGGACGACGGGCGGTTCTACTTCCACCTGGGAGACGCTCTGCAGCGAGTCGGAGACGACAGC GCGTACCACTGGTACGAGCTGGGACACCGACGAGGACACTTCGCCTCCGTGTGGCAGAGGTCTCTGTACAACGTGAAGGGACTGAAGGCTCAGCCCTGGTGGACGCCCAAAGAGACGGGCTACACCCATCTGGtcaag ACCCTGGAGAGGAACTGGAGGACGATCCGGGACGAAGCTCTGTCTGTGATGGATCAGAACACCGGACTGTTCGTCCCCGAGGAGGAAAACCTGCGAGAGAAGGGAGAGTGGGGCCAGTACACACTGTGGCaacaag GGAGGAAAGATGGAAATTCCTGTCAGGGCGTCCAGAAGACCTGCTCCCTGCTGGAGAGATACACTGAAGCTACAGGCTGCAAGAGaggacag atTAAGTTCTCTGTGATGCAGCCAGGAACCCACGTGTGGCCTCACACTGGTCCCACTAACTGCAGACTGAGGATTCATCTCGGCCTCGTCGTCCCCAAGGAGGGCTGCAGGATCCGCTGCACCAACCAGACCAG gGAGTGGGAGGAGGGTAAAGTCCTGATCTTCGACGACTCCTTCGAGCACGAGGTGTGGCAGGACGCCGTCAGCTACCGACTCATCTTCATCGTGGACGTCTGGCACCCGGAGCTGACGCAGCACCAGCGCCAGACGCTGAGCGCCATTTAG
- the LOC133026571 gene encoding calponin homology domain-containing protein DDB_G0272472-like: MIHEKMEVKRIARIALDEIRALLAKEEEEKEATWALKMKTLEAAQEQLREERRREAERVEKEEKERIEKEKIKKEEKERMEKEKADKERMEKEKVEKERMEKVEKERMEKEKVEKERMEKEKVEKERMEKAKVEKEKMEKERMEKEKVEKERMEKEKMEKERREKVEKERMEKEKVEKERMEKEKVEKERVEKEKVEKDRIEKEKERMEKEKVEKERMEKEKAEKERMEKAEKERMEKEKAEKERMEKAEKERMEKEKVEKERMEKEKAEKERMEKAKKERMEKEKAEKERMEKAEKERMEKEKAEKVRMEKEKVEKERMEKEKAEKQRMEREAKEKAERERLAHERAEKERQEMEKREKAAREEKERLERQKIERERMERERLVREREREAKEKERLERERLARERAEKERIERERIAKERERIAKEKERIERERIAKERERIAKEKERMEKERLERERIAKERERIAKEKERIERERFERERIAMEREKIAKERMEREKAEKERQEKEQIAKEKMEKERLERERIAKERERIAKERERAERERLAREKERMERVAREKEERNQIEARERARIAQEKEKEKAAKERAERERLEKVRAQKERAAKEERERAERERLEKERMERERLKKERLEKEKSAREQGERQKAERERVVGEKELMERQKLIRERAQREKMEAEKENKVKVNGQDVQGRKPTTPPPRAPPTSPPRAPPTEEKPQRALRPEEKTSRGGK, translated from the exons ATGATCCACGAGAAGATGGAGGTCAAGAGAATCGCTCGCATCGCTCTGGATGAGATCAGGGCGCTCCTCgccaaagaggaggaggagaaggaggcgacCTGGGCGCTGAAGATGAAGACTCTGGAAGCTGCTCAAGAACaactgagagaagagaggaggagagaggcagagagggtagagaaagaggaaaaggagaggatAGAAAAGGAGAAGataaaaaaggaggagaaggaaaggatGGAAAAGGAGAAGGCAGATAAGGAAAGGATGGaaaaggagaaggtggagaaggaaaggatggagaaggtggagaaggaaaggatggaaaaggagaaggtggagaaggaaaggatggaaaaggagaaggtggagaaggaaaggatggaaaaggcaaaggtggagaaggagaagatggagaaggaaaggatggaaaaggagaaggtggagaaggaaaggatggaaaaggagaagatggagaaggaaaggagggagaaggtggagaaggaaaggatggaaaaggagaaggtagagaaggaaaggatggaaaaggagaaggtggagaaggaaaGGGTAGaaaaggagaaggtggagaaggatAGGAtagaaaaggagaaggaaaggatggaaaaggagaaggtggagaaggaaaggatggaaaaggagaag gcagagaaggaaaggatggaaaaggcagagaaggaaaggatggaaaaggagaaggcagagaaggaaaggatggaaaaggcagagaaggaaaggatggaaaaggagaaggtagagaaggaaaggatggaaaaggagaaggcagagaaggaaaggatggaaaaggcaaagaaggaaaggatggaaaaggagaaggcagagaaggaaaggatggaaaaggcagagaaggaaagaaTGGAAAAGGAGAAGGCAGAGAAGGTAAGGATGGAAAAGGAGAAGGTAGAGAAAGAAAGGATGGAAAAGGAGAaggcagagaagcagaggatgGAAAGAGAAGCCAAAGAAAAGGCTGAAAGGGAGAGGCTGGCACATGAAAGggcagaaaaagagagacaagagatggagaaaagagaaaaggcagCTAGAGAAGAGAAGGAACGACTGGAGCGACAGAAGATTGAGAGggaaaggatggagagagagcgaCTGGTCAGGGAACGAGAGAGGGAAGCCAAGGAGAAGGAACGACTGGAAAGGGAAAGATTGGCAAGGGAGAGGGCTGAAAAGGAGAGAATAGAGAGGGAACGCATCgccaaagaaagagagagaatagccaaggagaaggagaggataGAGAGGGAACGCATCgccaaagaaagagagagaatagccaaggagaaggagaggatggagaaagAACGACTTGAGAGGGAACGCATCgccaaagaaagagagagaatagccaaggagaaggagaggataGAGAGAGAACGATTTGAGAGGGAACGCATCGCAATGGAAAGAGAGAAGATTGCaaaggagaggatggagagagagaaggcagaaAAGGAGAGGCAGGAGAAAGAACAAATTGCTAAAGAGaaaatggagaaagagagactggAACGAGAACGCATCGctaaggaaagagagagaatcgCCAAGGAGCGAGAAAGGGCAGAAAGGGAAAGACTAgccagagagaaggaaaggatggagagagtggctagagagaaggaagagaggaaccAGATTGAGGCCAGGGAAAGAGCAAGAATCGCtcaagagaaggagaaagagaaggcggcgaaagagagagcagagagagaaagattagAGAAGGTAAGAGCGCAGAAAGAGAGGGCAGctaaagaagagagggagcgagcgGAGAGAGAGCGACTGGAGAAGGAAAGGATGGAACGAGAAAGACTCAAGAAGGAACGACTGGAGAAAGAGAAGTCTGCGAGGGAACAGGGGGAGCGACAGAaggctgagagggagagagtggttGGAGAGAAGGAACTGATGGAGAGGCAGAAGCTGATCAGAGAGAGAGCTCAGCGGGAGAAGATGGAGGCGGAGAAAGAGAACAAGGTCAAGGTCAACGGACAAGACGTTCAGGGGAGGAAACCCACCACGCCTCCTCCCAGAGCTCCTCCCACCTCACCTCCCAGAGCTCCTCCCACCGAGGAGAAACCACAGCGAGCGCTCCGACCGGAGGAGAAGACCAGCCGGGGGGGGAAGTGA
- the LOC133027186 gene encoding clavesin-1-like, producing the protein MTHLHAGLSSETTEKARLELNENPDTLHQDIQQVRDMIVTRPDIGFLRTDDDFILRFLRARKFDPTETFRLLAQYFQFRQQNLDMFQSFKVDDSGIKRALMDGFPGVLETPDQHGRKILILFASNWDQSRNSFIDILRAILLSLEVLIENPELQINGFVLIIDWSNFSFKQASKLTPNILKLAIEGLQDSFPARFGGIHFVNQPWYIHAMYTIIKPFLKDKTRKRIFLHGNNLNSLHQLIQPECLPSEFGGSMPPYDMGIWARTLLGPDYSDETEYTLTYDALHVRENCGGGGGGGDKEMMKRSQSAVEPGTLRQNDRDTNTPLLALD; encoded by the exons atgACACACCTCCACGCCGGCCTGAGCTCGGAGACGACGGAGAAAGCTCGTTTGGAGCTGAATGAAAACCCGGACACGCTGCACCAGGACATCCAGCAG GTGCGGGATATGATCGTGACGCGGCCGGACATCGGCTTCCTGCGGACGGACGACGACTTCATCCTCCGCTTCCTGCGAGCTCGCAAGTTCGACCCGACGGAGACGTTCCGCCTGCTGGCTCAGTACTTTCAGTTCAGACAGCAGAACCTCGACATGTTCCAGAGCTTCAAG gtggacGACTCTGGTATCAAGCGAGCGTTGATGGACGGTTTCCCCGGCGTCTTGGAGACTCCAGACCAACATGGTCGAAAAATCCTGATCCTGTTCGCTTCCAACTGGGACcagagcag GAACTCGTTCATCGACATCCTGCGGGCGATCCTCCTCTCGCTGGAGGTTCTGATTGAAAACCCCGAGCTGCAGATCAACGGCTTCGTGCTCATCATCGACTGGAGCAACTTCTCCTTCAAGCAGGCGTCCAAGCTCACGCCCAACATCCTGAAGCTCGCCATCGAAGGTCTGCAG gaCAGTTTTCCTGCTCGTTTTGGAGGAATCCACTTTGTGAATCAGCCGTGGTACATCCACGCCATGTACACCATCATCAAGCCCTTCCTCAAGGACAAGACCAGGAAACGG atcTTTCTCCACGGCAACAACCTGAACTCTCTGCACCAGCTCATCCAGCCCGAGTGTTTGCCCTCAGAGTTCGGGGGTTCGATGCCGCCGTACGACATGGGCATCTGGGCCCGGACGCTGCTGGGGCCGGACTACAGCGACGAGACGGAGTACACGCTGACCTACGACGCTCTGCACGTCAGGGAgaactgtggaggaggaggaggaggaggagacaaggagatgatgaagag gtcTCAGTCGGCGGTGGAACCAGGAACTCTCCGACAGAACGACAGAGACACCAACACACCTCTGCTGGCCCtggactga
- the riok3 gene encoding serine/threonine-protein kinase RIO3: MSRTGVESETRKSPWGSAAPAAPACSLADVMSEQLAKQLHEEDASFPGLTEPGADLLWEEESSETTSDLMLAKTLQMQFDRECDDQLRREEKKFNGDSKVSISFENYRMVHRCEDSGSSEDEVDWQDTRDDPYRADKPQTMPRKGFTGKGKNITTKHDEVICGRKNTSRMDNFAPEVLVGDGLGMDLQLPNQVFNALKQHCHSEQRRSARLHDKKEHSTSEQAVDPRTRLLMYKMVNAGVLENINGCIATGKESVVFHANGGSLEEQPLPEEVVLKVFKTTLNEFRNRDRYIKDDYRFIDRFSKLNPRKIIRMWAEKEMHNLNRMKKAEIPCPEVVLLKKHILVMSFIGKDHVPAPKLKDAILGSEDMKNAYYQVLHIMQQLYQECNLVHADLSEYNMLWHEGKVWLIDVSQSVEPTHPHGLEFLFRDCRNVATFFQKRGVSEALSVYELFNIVSGLNIAVGDEDDVQFIAEIEALEKRNEDHVQRRGKKSFPAACEDDSPPSSPGGGEGGAED; encoded by the exons ATGAGTCGAACAGGAGTTGAATCAGAAACCCGGAAG agccCGTGGGGGTCGGCGGCCCCGGCAGCTCCGGCCTGTTCTCTGGCGGACGTGATGAGCGAGCAGCTGGCCAAgcagctgcatgaggaggaCGCCTCCTTCCCTGGTCTCACCGA GCCAGGAGCAGATCTGCTGTGGGAGGAGGAGTCTTCTGAAACCACCAGTGACCTGATGCTCGCCAAGACGCTGCAGATGCAGTTTGACCGTGAGTGTGATGACCAGCTGCGGCGCGAGGAGAAGAAGTTCAACGGAGACAGCAAAG TGTCCATCTCCTTTGAGAACTACCGCATGGTCCATCGATGTGAAGACAGCGGCAGCTCAGAGGACGAGGTGGACTGGCAGGACACGAGAGACGACCCCTACAGGGCAG atAAGCCTCAGACGATGCCCCGTAAAGGCTTCACTGGAAAAGGCAAGAACATCACGACCAAACACGACGAGGTGATCTGTGGTCGTAAGAACACGTCGCGCATGGACAAC tttGCCCCTGAGGTCCTCGTGGGCGACGGCCTGGGGATGGACCTGCAGCTGCCCAACCAGGTGTTCAACGCTCTGAAGCAGCACTGCCACAGCGAGCAGAGACGCAGCGCCCGGCTGCACGACAAGAAGGAGCACTCCACCTCC GAACAAGCTGTGGACCCGCGCACTCGTCTGCTCATGTACAAGATGGTGAACGCTGGCGTCCTGGAAAACATCAACGGCTGCATCGCCACGGGTAAAGAGTCGGTGGTCTTCCACGCTAACGGAGGGAG CCTGGAGGAGCAGCCGCTGCCGGAGGAAGTGGTGCTGAAGGTGTTTAAAACCACGCTCAATGAATTCAGGAACCGAGACCGCTACATCAAAGACGACTATCGCTTCATCGATCGCTTCAGCAAACTGAACCCTCGCAAGATCATCAGGATGTGGGCGGAGAAGGAGATGCACAACCTGAACAG gatgaagaaggcGGAGATTCCCTGTCCGGAGGTGGTGCTGCTGAAGAAACACATCCTGGTGATGTCGTTCATCGGTAAAGACCACGTTCCTGCTCCCAAACTCAAAGACGCCATATTGGGTTCAGAGGACATGAAGAACGCCTACTACCAGGTTCTACAC ATAATGCAGCAGCTGTATCAGGAGTGTAATCTGGTTCATGCTGATCTCAGTGAATACAACATGTTGTGGCACGAGGGGAAG GTGTGGTTGATCGACGTCAGTCAGTCCGTGGAGCCCACTCATCCTCACGGCCTGGAGTTCCTCTTCAGAGACTGCAGGAACGTCGCCACG TTCTTCCAGAAGAGAGGAGTGAGTGAGGCGCTGAGTGTTTACGAGCTTTTCAACATCGTCAGCGGACTGAACATCGCGGTCGGTGATGAAGACGACGTTCAATTCATTGcagag ATCGAGGCGCTGGAGAAGAGGAACGAGGATCACGTGCAGAGACGAGGGAAGAAGAGTTTCCCGGCGGCGTGCGAGGACGACAGCCCGCCCTCCAGCCccggggggggcgaggggggggccGAGGACTAA